In Mytilus trossulus isolate FHL-02 chromosome 6, PNRI_Mtr1.1.1.hap1, whole genome shotgun sequence, a single window of DNA contains:
- the LOC134721266 gene encoding uncharacterized protein LOC134721266 isoform X3, with protein MNNNNNGGDKESLTGSSTTTENWQSNNVSRQSESINSTRNSMMLASSPAGVFKPPMTVADQRLISAGMPYSMIPSGGPVSPYSYFTQYGYPPRNYPQVDSYSYSAVLQSMGSHAAQTQMPCNTYGSQYSMLNSPHQRSMSVSASGQGQHVSSRHSPGDTSERDIDSNISHNYGKEERTHSLSSVEISSSKTVSFKDPPPRRELINSKDINYKVPSGKEGSLKHRILTRPSDSTPESSVVDVRYGEPSAKRTRYDPLNVSTSNHQEDNGSSANLHFPPHFMKGSIIQLTNGELKRVEDLQTADFVHSAEISNDLKIDSSSVVRIDENNERGTAVLGFVVGEHKVQVTVEASVEHPFFVFHQGWSSCDPQRTLQRYGLDCHKLSVGDRCISLTHKEVADRAAELLQQQQQLGDNPAYSFGETVSGNKSGISTQGLDLNRSQHR; from the exons atgaataataataataatggtGGTGATAAAGAAAGTCTGACTGGAAGTAGTACTACAACTGAAAACTGGCAATCGAACAATGTTTCCCGTCAATCTGAAAGTATAAATAGCACCCGAAATTCAATGATGTTAGCCAGTAGTCCTGCTGGTGTCTTCAAACCCCCAATGACAGTGGCTGACCAAAGGCTTATATCAGCCGGAATGCCTTATTCAATGATACCATCTGGTGGACCTGTGTCACCATACagttattttacacaatatggATATCCTCCGCGTAACTATCCACAAGTtgattcttattcttattctgcaGTTCTACAAAGCATGGGAAGTCATGCAGCACAAACCCAAATGCCGTGCAATACCTATGGGTCTCAGTACTCCATGCTGAATAGCCCACATCAACGATCAATGTCTGTGTCCGCCTCAGGGCAGGGACAGCATGTGTCATCTCGACATAGCCCGGGAGATACATCAGAAAGAGATATAGACTCTAATATATCACACAATTATGGTAAAGAGGAACGTACACATAGTCTTTCATCAGTAGAAATATCCAGTTCAAAAACTGTATCTTTCAAAGACCCACCTCCAAGGAGGGAATTAATAAACAGTAAAGATATAAACTATAAAGTGCCTAGTGGTAAAGAAGGAAGTTTAAAACATCGAATCTTGACCCGCCCATCAGACAGTACTCCCGAGAGTTCTGTGGTGGATGTACGTTATGGTGAACCTTCTGCCAAAAGAACAAGATATGATCCTCTTAATGTTTCCACATCAAATCACCAAGAAGATAATGGATCTTCTGCAAATTTACATTTCCCGCCACATTTTATGAAGGGTTCTATAATACAGCTCACGAATGGTGAACTGAAACGTGTTGAGGATCTGCAAACAGCAGATTTTGTACATAGTGCTGAAATAAGTAATGATCTCAAAATTGACTCTAGTTCTGTTGTACGCATTGATGAAAATAACGAGCGAGGGACGGCAGTCCTTGGATTTGTTGTTGGAGAACACAAAGTTCAG GTGACTGTTGAAGCTTCTGTTGAAcatccattttttgttttccatCAAGGATGGTCATCTTGTGATCCACAACGTACACTCCAACGATATGGACTTGATTGCCATAAACTCTCTGTTGGCGATAGATGTATATCGCTGACTCATAAGGAAGTGGCGGACCGTGCTGCTGAACTTTTACAACAGCAACAACAACTTGGTGATAATCCAGCTTATAGTTTTGGTGAAACTGTCTCGGGCAATAAATCAGGGATATCAACCCAGGGCTTGGACCTGAACAGGTCTCAACACAGATAA
- the LOC134721266 gene encoding homeobox protein 2-like isoform X2: MTKEDGDNASSFRLTESGQLKYNFHVKSLCKVPIKTEPHSSDRNAWEQDEQNNNICKIVDVRGNVDFKNSLMNNNNNGGDKESLTGSSTTTENWQSNNVSRQSESINSTRNSMMLASSPAGVFKPPMTVADQRLISAGMPYSMIPSGGPVSPYSYFTQYGYPPRNYPQVDSYSYSAVLQSMGSHAAQTQMPCNTYGSQYSMLNSPHQRSMSVSASGQGQHVSSRHSPGDTSERDIDSNISHNYGKEERTHSLSSVEISSSKTVSFKDPPPRRELINSKDINYKVPSGKEGSLKHRILTRPSDSTPESSVVDVRYGEPSAKRTRYDPLNVSTSNHQEDNGSSANLHFPPHFMKGSIIQLTNGELKRVEDLQTADFVHSAEISNDLKIDSSSVVRIDENNERGTAVLGFVVGEHKVQVTVEASVEHPFFVFHQGWSSCDPQRTLQRYGLDCHKLSVGDRCISLTHKEVADRAAELLQQQQQLGDNPAYSFGETVSGNKSGISTQGLDLNRSQHR, from the exons AAGATGGTGACAATGCTTCGTCCTTCAGATTAACTGAGAGTGGTCAATTGAAATACAATTTCCATGTTAAGTCATTATGTAAAGTGCCAATTAAAACTGAACCTCATTCCAGTGACCGCAATGCATGGGAGCAGGACGAGCAAAACAATAACATTTGCAAGATAGTTGACGTGAGAGGGAATGTAGATTTTAAGAACAGtttaatgaataataataataatggtGGTGATAAAGAAAGTCTGACTGGAAGTAGTACTACAACTGAAAACTGGCAATCGAACAATGTTTCCCGTCAATCTGAAAGTATAAATAGCACCCGAAATTCAATGATGTTAGCCAGTAGTCCTGCTGGTGTCTTCAAACCCCCAATGACAGTGGCTGACCAAAGGCTTATATCAGCCGGAATGCCTTATTCAATGATACCATCTGGTGGACCTGTGTCACCATACagttattttacacaatatggATATCCTCCGCGTAACTATCCACAAGTtgattcttattcttattctgcaGTTCTACAAAGCATGGGAAGTCATGCAGCACAAACCCAAATGCCGTGCAATACCTATGGGTCTCAGTACTCCATGCTGAATAGCCCACATCAACGATCAATGTCTGTGTCCGCCTCAGGGCAGGGACAGCATGTGTCATCTCGACATAGCCCGGGAGATACATCAGAAAGAGATATAGACTCTAATATATCACACAATTATGGTAAAGAGGAACGTACACATAGTCTTTCATCAGTAGAAATATCCAGTTCAAAAACTGTATCTTTCAAAGACCCACCTCCAAGGAGGGAATTAATAAACAGTAAAGATATAAACTATAAAGTGCCTAGTGGTAAAGAAGGAAGTTTAAAACATCGAATCTTGACCCGCCCATCAGACAGTACTCCCGAGAGTTCTGTGGTGGATGTACGTTATGGTGAACCTTCTGCCAAAAGAACAAGATATGATCCTCTTAATGTTTCCACATCAAATCACCAAGAAGATAATGGATCTTCTGCAAATTTACATTTCCCGCCACATTTTATGAAGGGTTCTATAATACAGCTCACGAATGGTGAACTGAAACGTGTTGAGGATCTGCAAACAGCAGATTTTGTACATAGTGCTGAAATAAGTAATGATCTCAAAATTGACTCTAGTTCTGTTGTACGCATTGATGAAAATAACGAGCGAGGGACGGCAGTCCTTGGATTTGTTGTTGGAGAACACAAAGTTCAG GTGACTGTTGAAGCTTCTGTTGAAcatccattttttgttttccatCAAGGATGGTCATCTTGTGATCCACAACGTACACTCCAACGATATGGACTTGATTGCCATAAACTCTCTGTTGGCGATAGATGTATATCGCTGACTCATAAGGAAGTGGCGGACCGTGCTGCTGAACTTTTACAACAGCAACAACAACTTGGTGATAATCCAGCTTATAGTTTTGGTGAAACTGTCTCGGGCAATAAATCAGGGATATCAACCCAGGGCTTGGACCTGAACAGGTCTCAACACAGATAA
- the LOC134721266 gene encoding homeobox protein 2-like isoform X1 produces MNFVKLFLWIFQIFFCTTCSKDGDNASSFRLTESGQLKYNFHVKSLCKVPIKTEPHSSDRNAWEQDEQNNNICKIVDVRGNVDFKNSLMNNNNNGGDKESLTGSSTTTENWQSNNVSRQSESINSTRNSMMLASSPAGVFKPPMTVADQRLISAGMPYSMIPSGGPVSPYSYFTQYGYPPRNYPQVDSYSYSAVLQSMGSHAAQTQMPCNTYGSQYSMLNSPHQRSMSVSASGQGQHVSSRHSPGDTSERDIDSNISHNYGKEERTHSLSSVEISSSKTVSFKDPPPRRELINSKDINYKVPSGKEGSLKHRILTRPSDSTPESSVVDVRYGEPSAKRTRYDPLNVSTSNHQEDNGSSANLHFPPHFMKGSIIQLTNGELKRVEDLQTADFVHSAEISNDLKIDSSSVVRIDENNERGTAVLGFVVGEHKVQVTVEASVEHPFFVFHQGWSSCDPQRTLQRYGLDCHKLSVGDRCISLTHKEVADRAAELLQQQQQLGDNPAYSFGETVSGNKSGISTQGLDLNRSQHR; encoded by the exons AAGATGGTGACAATGCTTCGTCCTTCAGATTAACTGAGAGTGGTCAATTGAAATACAATTTCCATGTTAAGTCATTATGTAAAGTGCCAATTAAAACTGAACCTCATTCCAGTGACCGCAATGCATGGGAGCAGGACGAGCAAAACAATAACATTTGCAAGATAGTTGACGTGAGAGGGAATGTAGATTTTAAGAACAGtttaatgaataataataataatggtGGTGATAAAGAAAGTCTGACTGGAAGTAGTACTACAACTGAAAACTGGCAATCGAACAATGTTTCCCGTCAATCTGAAAGTATAAATAGCACCCGAAATTCAATGATGTTAGCCAGTAGTCCTGCTGGTGTCTTCAAACCCCCAATGACAGTGGCTGACCAAAGGCTTATATCAGCCGGAATGCCTTATTCAATGATACCATCTGGTGGACCTGTGTCACCATACagttattttacacaatatggATATCCTCCGCGTAACTATCCACAAGTtgattcttattcttattctgcaGTTCTACAAAGCATGGGAAGTCATGCAGCACAAACCCAAATGCCGTGCAATACCTATGGGTCTCAGTACTCCATGCTGAATAGCCCACATCAACGATCAATGTCTGTGTCCGCCTCAGGGCAGGGACAGCATGTGTCATCTCGACATAGCCCGGGAGATACATCAGAAAGAGATATAGACTCTAATATATCACACAATTATGGTAAAGAGGAACGTACACATAGTCTTTCATCAGTAGAAATATCCAGTTCAAAAACTGTATCTTTCAAAGACCCACCTCCAAGGAGGGAATTAATAAACAGTAAAGATATAAACTATAAAGTGCCTAGTGGTAAAGAAGGAAGTTTAAAACATCGAATCTTGACCCGCCCATCAGACAGTACTCCCGAGAGTTCTGTGGTGGATGTACGTTATGGTGAACCTTCTGCCAAAAGAACAAGATATGATCCTCTTAATGTTTCCACATCAAATCACCAAGAAGATAATGGATCTTCTGCAAATTTACATTTCCCGCCACATTTTATGAAGGGTTCTATAATACAGCTCACGAATGGTGAACTGAAACGTGTTGAGGATCTGCAAACAGCAGATTTTGTACATAGTGCTGAAATAAGTAATGATCTCAAAATTGACTCTAGTTCTGTTGTACGCATTGATGAAAATAACGAGCGAGGGACGGCAGTCCTTGGATTTGTTGTTGGAGAACACAAAGTTCAG GTGACTGTTGAAGCTTCTGTTGAAcatccattttttgttttccatCAAGGATGGTCATCTTGTGATCCACAACGTACACTCCAACGATATGGACTTGATTGCCATAAACTCTCTGTTGGCGATAGATGTATATCGCTGACTCATAAGGAAGTGGCGGACCGTGCTGCTGAACTTTTACAACAGCAACAACAACTTGGTGATAATCCAGCTTATAGTTTTGGTGAAACTGTCTCGGGCAATAAATCAGGGATATCAACCCAGGGCTTGGACCTGAACAGGTCTCAACACAGATAA